The proteins below come from a single Rhizobium rhizoryzae genomic window:
- the asnB gene encoding asparagine synthase (glutamine-hydrolyzing), whose product MCAIAGYFGGNFSGETGASYLRLMLDHLNHRGPDGNGILINGDVGLAHARLSIVGLADGAQPMVSTDGNLSISYNGEVFNYVELRQELNRKGHNLRSSSDTEVLLASFGDKGLNCLADLNGDFAFAIHDRSRQRLILARDRMGVRPLFYTQCNGAVFFASEVQALLALPGVSHELDPIALDQTFTLWCPISPRTAYAAIKEVPPGHVMVLEAGMQRVDAWWKAEFPDRSDLAIDASPEDQLEELEALLMDAIRLRLRADVPVGAYLSGGLDSSLLSALAAKIHGHELRTYSLRFDSVEHDEGRWQEMMAQSIGSHHVSVTSSHDQIRDDLPRVMRLIRQPILRTAPVPLQGLARSVRDDGMKVVLTGEGADEIFAGYDLFREAKVRRFCGRQPSSTRRPRLFQRLYSYLPGVQQQTPEYLARFFGVGSEDLQDPLYSHRPRFKSTASAKLFFSSELRGILGNYDAAEELASQLPEDFRRWHPLNQAQYLETRYLLPGYILSAQGDRPMMANAVEGRFPFLDHRVVEFASRLHPDRKLKGLREKHILKDVARRHIPGGIIDRPKQPYRAPDAASFAKPKGSDYLRTVLSPEKLKASAFFNPAAVGKLVDKAMQGEIASFRDNSAFIGILSTQILAVGTSDSLSNSKNGTDLNHVR is encoded by the coding sequence ATGTGCGCTATCGCAGGCTACTTTGGCGGAAACTTTTCAGGTGAAACCGGCGCTTCCTATCTGCGTCTCATGCTCGACCATCTGAACCATCGCGGACCCGATGGAAATGGCATTCTGATCAATGGCGATGTCGGGCTGGCCCATGCGCGGCTCTCGATTGTCGGACTGGCAGATGGCGCTCAGCCTATGGTCAGCACGGATGGCAATCTTTCCATTTCCTACAATGGAGAGGTGTTCAACTACGTGGAATTGCGCCAGGAGCTGAACAGGAAAGGCCATAACCTCAGATCGAGCTCCGATACGGAGGTCCTTCTCGCGTCCTTCGGTGACAAGGGGCTGAATTGCCTTGCGGATCTTAATGGCGATTTTGCTTTCGCGATCCATGACAGATCCCGGCAACGCCTGATCCTTGCGCGAGACAGGATGGGCGTAAGACCCCTGTTCTACACACAATGTAACGGTGCGGTTTTCTTTGCTTCCGAGGTCCAGGCTTTGCTCGCACTGCCGGGCGTCTCCCATGAGCTGGATCCGATCGCTCTTGATCAAACCTTCACCCTGTGGTGCCCCATATCGCCGCGCACGGCCTATGCTGCGATCAAGGAGGTACCGCCCGGCCACGTCATGGTTCTGGAGGCGGGTATGCAGCGGGTCGATGCCTGGTGGAAGGCAGAATTCCCCGATCGATCCGATCTCGCAATCGACGCGTCTCCTGAAGACCAGCTCGAAGAGCTTGAAGCACTGCTGATGGACGCCATTCGCCTTCGGTTACGTGCGGATGTTCCGGTGGGAGCCTATCTGTCCGGCGGTCTGGATTCCTCCCTGCTGTCGGCATTGGCTGCCAAAATCCATGGCCACGAGCTTCGGACCTATTCGCTGCGTTTCGACAGTGTCGAACATGACGAAGGACGATGGCAGGAAATGATGGCGCAATCGATCGGTTCCCATCATGTCAGCGTAACGTCCTCGCATGACCAGATTCGGGATGACCTGCCGAGGGTCATGCGTTTGATACGTCAACCAATTCTACGCACCGCGCCGGTGCCGCTTCAGGGGCTTGCCCGGTCCGTCAGGGACGATGGCATGAAGGTTGTCCTCACAGGGGAGGGGGCTGACGAAATCTTTGCCGGTTACGACCTGTTTCGAGAGGCGAAGGTAAGGCGGTTCTGTGGCCGCCAACCGTCCTCGACGAGGCGTCCACGACTATTCCAACGTCTGTATTCTTACCTTCCGGGCGTTCAGCAGCAGACACCGGAGTATCTGGCTCGCTTCTTCGGTGTCGGTTCGGAAGATCTTCAGGATCCGCTCTATTCTCATCGGCCGCGGTTCAAATCGACAGCATCGGCAAAGCTGTTCTTTTCGTCCGAACTTCGTGGGATCCTTGGCAATTATGATGCAGCGGAAGAACTGGCAAGCCAACTGCCGGAAGACTTCAGGCGCTGGCATCCTCTCAATCAGGCGCAGTATCTGGAGACTCGATATCTCTTGCCGGGTTACATCCTGTCAGCGCAGGGCGACCGGCCGATGATGGCCAACGCGGTGGAGGGGCGTTTTCCGTTTCTCGATCATCGCGTTGTCGAATTCGCCTCACGGCTGCACCCGGATCGCAAACTGAAGGGGTTGCGCGAGAAGCATATCCTGAAGGACGTTGCCCGCCGCCATATACCCGGCGGAATAATCGACAGGCCCAAACAGCCCTATCGCGCTCCCGATGCTGCCAGCTTCGCCAAACCAAAAGGTTCTGACTACCTCAGGACCGTCCTCTCGCCAGAAAAACTGAAAGC